In a genomic window of Nyctibius grandis isolate bNycGra1 chromosome 4, bNycGra1.pri, whole genome shotgun sequence:
- the LOC137662063 gene encoding olfactory receptor 8I2-like — protein sequence MDGENLTGLSDFILLGFSDAPELQTTILTIFLSLYVLTVLGNLMMILVINADPQLHTPMYFFLTHLSFIDFCLSSAVVPKALETFLLQRSHISFLGCFAQMYFFLALLICESFLLGVMAYDRYTAVCKPLLYTTTMSRVRCYSMMVLVYTTGFLTSLLHTGLAGRLSFCRAKSINHFLCELPTLLQLSCSDTRANEILQVFNAGFNAVSSLLMILVSYTYILHAILQIPLTQRRLKALSTCASHLVAITIFYAPGVLAYIQPRKACSKDQAKLVSACYTVLIPTLNPLIYSLRNTEVKGALRRLWVRKLLPHLSRL from the coding sequence ATGGATGGAGAAAACCTCACTGGTTTGTCTGACTTCATCCTCTTGGGCTTCTCTGATGCCCCAGAGCTACAAACCACCATCCTCACAATTTTTTTATCCCTGTATGTTTTAACGGTGCTGGGGAACCTGATGATGATCCTGGTGATCAACGCCGACCCCCAgctccacacccccatgtatTTCTTCCTGACCCACTTATCTTTCATagatttttgcctttcctctgcTGTCGTCCCCAAAGCGCTGGAGACcttcctgctgcagaggagccACATCTCTTTTTTGGGTTGCTTTGCccagatgtattttttcctaGCTCTGCTCATCTGTGAGAGCTTCCTTTTGGGGGTGATGGCTTACGACCGCTACACGGCTGTGTGCAAGCCGCTGCTTTACACCACCACCATGTCCAGGGTGCGTTGCTACAGCATGATGGTGCTGGTGTACACCACGGGCTTCCTCACCTCCCTGCTGCACACCGGCCTGGCGGGGAGGTTGTCCTTCTGTCGGGCCAAGAGCATCAACCACTTCTTGTGTGAGCTGCccaccctcctgcagctctcctgctcGGACACCCGCGCAAACGAGATCTTGCAGGTCTTCAACGCTGGGTTTAATGCTGTGAGTTCTCTCCTGATGATCCTGGTGTCCTACACCTACATCCTCCACGCCATCCTGCAGATCCCTTTGACCCAGAGGAGGCTCAAAGCTTTGTCTACCTGCGCCTCCCACCTGGTTGCCATCACCATCTTCTACGCGCCGGGGGTGCTTGCCTACATCCAGCCTCGCAAGGCGTGCTCGAAGGATCAGGCAAAGCTGGTTTCAGCGTGTTACACCGTCCTGATCCCCACCCTcaaccccctcatctacagccTGAGGAACACGGAGGTGAAGGGGGCCCTGAGGAGGCTGTGGGTGCGAAAGCTGCTGCCGCATCTATCCAGGCTTTGA
- the LOC137662804 gene encoding olfactory receptor 5T7-like, protein MVEDNDTFATEFILLGFTTREDLQVLCFVLLLAIYVVTLTGNLGVILLIRSDSCLHTPMYFFLSHLSLLDLCYSSTIIPQTLLSFSVGRKVISFVRCATQLFFFATWATTECYVLAAMAYDRYVAICNPLLYSVVMSQRLCVGMLVGAYLVGVISSTIHTVSIFCLPFCQSKRINHFFCDGPPLLALSCSDTRVNEVMVSAVVGFNVLSTTVFILVSYFLILSTILRMHSVAGRHKAFSTCASHLVSIALYYGSSLFMYLRPSSRHSLEHDKVVSMLYSVAVPMLNPVIYSLRNTDMKNAMRKAKGRVLSSFSIHGSWSAERRGLPFHGKEG, encoded by the coding sequence ATGGTTGAAGATAACGATACGTTTGCAACCGAGTTTATTCTCCTGGGCTTCACGACCCGAGAAGATCTGCAGGTGTTGTGCTTTGTCTTACTCCTCGCCATCTATGTGGTCACTCTAACAGGAAATCTTGGAGTAATTTTATTAATCAGAAGCGATTCATGCCTacacacccccatgtacttcttcctaaGCCACTTGTCTCTCCTGGACCTCTGCTACTCCTCCACCATCATCCCTCAAACCTTGCTGAGTTTTTCAGTGGGGAGGAAGGTTATTTCCTTCGTTAGGTGTGCCACTCAGCTCTTCTTCTTTGCGACTTGGGCCACCACCGAGTGCTACGTGCTGGCTGCCATGGCTTACGATCGCTACGTGGCCATTTGTAACCCCCTACTCTACTCTGTGGTCATGTCCCAGAGGCTTTGCGTTGGGATGTTGGTTGGTGCCTACTTAGTTGGTGTGATCAGCTCCACCATACACACAGTTTCCATATTTTGTCTCCCCTTCTGCCAGTCCAAGAGGATCAAtcatttcttctgtgatggaCCACCACTGCTAGCCCTCTCCTGCTCTGACACCCGTGTCAACGAGGTGATGGTTTCTGCCGTGGTGGGGTTCAACGTGCTAAGCACCACGGTCTTCATTCTAGTCTCCTACTTTTTGATCCTCTCCACCATCTTGCGAATGCACTCCGTGGCTGGTCGGCACAAAGCCTTCTCCACTTGTGCCTCTCACTTGGTCTCCATCGCTTTGTACTACGGCAGCTCCCTCTTCATGTACCTGCGCCCCAGCTCCAGACACTCCTTGGAGCACGACAAGGTGGTCTCCATGCTGTACTCCGTTGCAGTCCCCATGCTGAACCCAGTCATCTACAGCTTGAGAAACACGGACATGAAGAACGCCATGAGGAAAGCAAAAGGTAGagtcctctcctctttctccatccACGGTTCCTGGTCAGCTGAAAGGAGAGGGCTACCCTTCCATGGTAAGGAGGGTTAG